The following are from one region of the Campylobacter concisus genome:
- a CDS encoding lipid-binding SYLF domain-containing protein encodes MKFLFSILLFFSLGFASEELVLDSANSFITTMRGARNAPIKELIEQSKATIIFPSVKKVGFVVGGMGGDGIMVVGNINSPSEILPVSISGGSIGIQLGYEDSSLVLFIFKDSIIHDIKDAKITLDTKLSVAFGDIGRNYSKVSDFKFSSDIYAYAANDGFFAGASFGGAVISAREEILKQSGYAYEQLIASASKLLGD; translated from the coding sequence ATGAAATTTCTTTTTTCAATTTTATTATTTTTCTCACTTGGCTTTGCCAGCGAGGAGCTTGTGCTGGACTCGGCAAACTCGTTTATAACAACTATGAGAGGCGCTAGAAACGCTCCTATAAAAGAGCTAATCGAGCAGTCAAAAGCGACGATCATCTTTCCAAGTGTTAAAAAGGTCGGTTTTGTAGTTGGTGGTATGGGTGGAGATGGCATTATGGTTGTTGGTAACATTAACTCGCCAAGTGAAATTTTACCAGTTAGCATAAGTGGCGGTAGCATCGGTATACAGCTTGGTTATGAAGATAGTTCGCTTGTGCTTTTTATATTTAAAGATAGCATTATCCACGATATTAAAGATGCCAAGATCACGCTTGATACAAAGCTTTCAGTAGCTTTTGGTGACATTGGACGCAATTACAGTAAAGTAAGCGATTTTAAATTTTCAAGTGATATTTACGCATATGCCGCAAATGATGGTTTCTTTGCGGGAGCTAGCTTTGGTGGAGCAGTCATCAGTGCAAGGGAAGAAATTTTAAAGCAAAGTGGCTATGCCTATGAACAGCTAATAGCCTCTGCATCTAAACTTTTAGGAGATTAA
- a CDS encoding Rrf2 family transcriptional regulator — protein TLLQIFNAVNDKEKLFKIHSDSPKACPLGGKIEGLLTNHFLKAQEALESELRSITLQDLLDELINL, from the coding sequence TAACCCTCCTTCAAATTTTTAACGCAGTAAATGATAAAGAAAAACTTTTTAAGATCCACTCTGACTCACCTAAAGCCTGCCCGCTTGGTGGCAAGATCGAAGGCCTCTTAACCAACCACTTCCTAAAAGCACAAGAAGCTTTAGAAAGTGAACTAAGAAGCATTACTTTACAAGATCTATTAGATGAACTTATTAATTTATAA
- a CDS encoding DedA family protein, which produces MQDIINSVSTYGYIVLFFYSLGGGMVALIAAGILSFAGKMDITLSIIVAAVANTIGDTLIFYVARFNKNSLMPYIKNHKRKLAYAGILAKKHGDKIIFIKKFIYGVKTLVPIALGLTKYSFYKFSIINLISSVLWAVIIGFASFKAGDYFVGASDYLGEHGYIMPLAMVCLLLGIWFFLQHITKRRKA; this is translated from the coding sequence ATGCAAGATATCATAAACTCAGTTTCAACATACGGCTATATTGTATTGTTTTTTTATAGCCTTGGTGGCGGCATGGTTGCATTAATCGCCGCTGGAATTTTAAGTTTTGCCGGTAAGATGGATATCACTCTTAGTATAATTGTCGCTGCTGTGGCAAATACAATCGGCGACACGTTAATTTTTTATGTCGCAAGATTTAATAAAAACTCACTTATGCCTTATATCAAAAATCATAAAAGAAAGCTTGCTTATGCAGGAATTTTGGCCAAAAAACACGGCGATAAGATAATATTTATCAAAAAATTTATCTACGGAGTTAAAACTTTGGTTCCTATCGCGCTTGGACTTACGAAGTATTCATTTTATAAATTTAGCATTATAAATTTGATCTCGTCAGTACTTTGGGCGGTCATTATCGGATTTGCTAGCTTTAAAGCGGGTGATTATTTTGTAGGTGCAAGCGACTATCTTGGCGAGCATGGATATATTATGCCTCTTGCTATGGTTTGTTTGTTGCTTGGAATTTGGTTTTTTTTACAACATATTACAAAAAGGAGAAAAGCATGA
- a CDS encoding helix-hairpin-helix domain-containing protein, with protein MKKIIFSLLAAASTLLAAINLNTATKEELMSLDGIGSSKADAIIEYRKANKFNSIEDIKNVNGIGDKTFENLKSDISVSGTTKIDDTKSKIKSKKNEIKEKASKKSDEVKEKKDSAKDNSIKEIKDKKEKLKDKAEKKSKSKKEKSKE; from the coding sequence ATGAAAAAGATTATATTCTCACTATTAGCAGCAGCTTCTACATTACTAGCAGCCATAAATTTAAACACCGCCACAAAAGAAGAGTTAATGAGCTTAGATGGTATAGGTTCTTCAAAGGCAGATGCAATAATAGAGTATAGAAAAGCGAATAAATTTAACTCAATAGAAGACATAAAAAATGTAAATGGTATAGGTGATAAGACATTTGAAAATCTAAAATCAGATATATCAGTATCAGGCACTACAAAGATAGATGACACAAAATCAAAAATAAAATCTAAAAAAAATGAGATAAAAGAAAAAGCAAGTAAAAAGAGTGATGAAGTAAAAGAGAAAAAAGATAGTGCAAAAGATAATAGTATAAAAGAGATAAAAGATAAGAAAGAAAAGCTAAAAGATAAAGCAGAGAAAAAGAGTAAATCTAAAAAAGAGAAAAGCAAAGAGTAA
- a CDS encoding DUF945 family protein encodes MKKVISALIVVIVVAIGAVYFASNEVEKNYQRIVNDLNNIKGFKISNNNYKKGFFGSKGSFDFSVSKDLLENIFGKNVNEDLVFKVENEISHTALAFIDGFEIDSKISIQNDMIKNIIATFMGSNVIATTKTKVSLTGDKDVDIKFSNIEFNDKQKTAVNTKDIKIGMTLDSKDSINSLKIEADKIVLKDFSEYNKVDLNIEGFYIDSSYKEPVKISKILESQLVPYLAKVKFKRVSFASNDISNILIDDFKYDSKFEISNDLGRSDDVIKIGIVAVDKVKYTDFVFDSKIANINVPALNNVLDKLNNLNNEENYNVLAGLNFDEIIDQILEKNPSIKIDTLSFKKGDKALKLNLDAAVNGFKKGTNQSEIFDKLSLSGKISVDESLANFFDTLVPEVAFVEPTLISTGYFKEEDKKVISEFKYDPNKKDIIFNGKVGLQNFFMGF; translated from the coding sequence ATGAAAAAGGTGATATCTGCTTTAATCGTGGTTATCGTGGTGGCCATTGGAGCGGTTTATTTTGCTTCAAATGAGGTGGAGAAAAACTATCAAAGGATAGTGAATGATCTAAACAATATTAAGGGCTTTAAAATTTCTAATAACAATTACAAAAAAGGTTTTTTTGGTTCAAAAGGATCATTTGATTTTAGTGTTTCAAAAGATCTTTTGGAAAATATATTTGGTAAAAATGTAAATGAGGATTTGGTTTTTAAAGTAGAAAATGAAATTTCTCATACAGCGCTTGCTTTTATAGATGGCTTTGAAATAGACTCAAAAATTTCTATTCAAAACGATATGATTAAAAATATTATCGCAACATTTATGGGTTCAAATGTCATTGCAACAACTAAAACAAAAGTCAGCCTAACTGGCGATAAAGATGTGGATATTAAATTTAGTAATATTGAATTTAACGATAAGCAGAAAACTGCCGTTAATACAAAAGATATAAAGATTGGTATGACGCTTGATTCAAAAGATAGTATAAACAGCTTAAAAATTGAAGCAGATAAGATTGTTTTGAAAGATTTTAGTGAGTACAACAAAGTTGATCTAAATATCGAAGGGTTTTATATTGACTCAAGCTATAAAGAGCCAGTTAAGATTTCAAAAATTTTAGAGAGTCAGCTTGTACCTTATCTAGCAAAAGTTAAATTTAAAAGGGTGTCTTTCGCATCTAATGATATAAGTAATATTTTGATAGATGACTTTAAGTATGACTCAAAATTTGAAATCTCAAATGATCTTGGAAGATCGGACGATGTTATAAAAATAGGTATAGTAGCAGTTGATAAAGTAAAATATACAGATTTTGTCTTTGATAGCAAAATCGCAAATATCAATGTGCCTGCATTAAATAATGTATTAGACAAGCTTAATAATTTAAATAATGAAGAAAATTATAATGTTTTAGCTGGATTAAATTTTGATGAGATAATAGATCAAATCTTAGAAAAGAATCCAAGCATAAAAATAGATACATTAAGCTTTAAAAAAGGAGATAAGGCTTTAAAGCTAAATTTGGATGCAGCAGTAAATGGCTTTAAAAAGGGAACAAATCAGTCAGAAATTTTTGATAAATTATCTCTTAGTGGAAAAATAAGCGTCGACGAAAGTCTAGCGAATTTTTTTGATACATTAGTGCCAGAAGTAGCTTTTGTTGAGCCTACTTTGATATCTACTGGATATTTTAAAGAAGAGGACAAAAAAGTAATAAGTGAATTTAAATATGATCCAAACAAAAAAGATATTATATTTAATGGAAAAGTTGGACTTCAAAATTTCTTTATGGGTTTTTAA